A window of Bombyx mori chromosome 2, ASM3026992v2 contains these coding sequences:
- the LOC110385429 gene encoding chorion class A protein L12-like produces the protein MSTFALLLLCAQACLIQNVYGQSLGGLGGCGCGGGWNGWNGLGGGWNGLGIGWNGIDGGYGAGCGSYGGEGIGNVGVAGELPVGGVTAVGGRVPIIGGVEYGGPACAAGAVSICGHCAPTCGCGHAGFGGYY, from the exons ATGTCTACCTTCGCTCTCCTTCTCCTCTGCGCTCAGGCCTGCCTGATCCAA AACGTATACGGCCAGTCCTTGGGTGGACTAGGCGGTTGCGGTTGTGGAGGTGGCTGGAATGGTTGGAACGGACTCGGTGGTGGTTGGAACGGTCTAGGTATTGGCTGGAACGGCATCGACGGTGGATACGGCGCCGGCTGCGGCTCATACGGAGGTGAGGGTATCGGTAACGTTGGAGTCGCCGGTGAGCTGCCCGTCGGTGGTGTCACCGCTGTCGGCGGCCGCGTGCCCATCATCGGTGGTGTCGAGTACGGAGGTCCCGCCTGCGCCGCTGGTGCCGTCTCCATCTGCGGACACTGCGCTCCCACCTGCGGATGTGGACACGCTGGTTTCGGTGGATACTACTGA
- the LOC101743679 gene encoding chorion class B protein M2410 gives SGTSFQLKLIFNVKRVLILIYFITSHCSQSALGIGCGCGYGGRGYGGLGYDGLGYGGLGGGCGRGFSGGGLPVATASAAPTGLGVASENRYEGTVGVCGNLPFLGTADIAGEFPTYGFGEIDYGCGDGAVGITAERGIGYAGGLGYGAGYGLGYGGYAGTGYGCGCGGRIY, from the coding sequence TCAGGTACGTCTTTTCAACTAAAActtatatttaatgtaaaacgcgttctaatattaatatattttattacttcacatTGTTCACAGTCCGCTTTAGGCATTGGTTGTGGTTGCGGTTATGGAGGTCGTGGCTACGGCGGTCTGGGCTATGATGGTCTGGGCTACGGGGGTCTTGGAGGTGGATGCGGACGTGGTTTCAGCGGTGGTGGTCTCCCTGTAGCTACTGCCTCTGCTGCTCCCACTGGGCTGGGTGTAGCTTCCGAGAACAGATACGAGGGTACCGTCGGTGTCTGCGGTAACCTGCCTTTCCTTGGTACTGCTGATATCGCTGGTGAGTTCCCCACTTACGGTTTCGGTGAAATCGACTACGGTTGCGGTGATGGCGCCGTCGGCATCACCGCCGAGAGAGGCATCGGCTACGCTGGTGGTCTCGGCTATGGCGCTGGATACGGTCTCGGCTATGGAGGCTACGCCGGAACCGGATATGGATGTGGATGTGGTGGAAGAATctactaa